One Paramisgurnus dabryanus chromosome 9, PD_genome_1.1, whole genome shotgun sequence DNA segment encodes these proteins:
- the cyba gene encoding cytochrome b-245 light chain, with translation MGKIEWAMWANEQALAAGLIYLTGGVVGVAGQFRGWQYAAFGIAAGVFVCLLEYPRSKRSKGTSVERTGQYCFTVCVKAFGPLTSNYYIRALLHAALCVPGGFMLATVLGCVCLGIASLIYLSAAIHGEHWEPILHQKEPPKRIGESIKEPPQNPPPRPPPEHRRRKPDHLEAAAYDNPMTVSVTE, from the exons ATGGGGAAGATTGAATGGGCAATGTGGGCAAATGAACAGGCACTGGCTGCTGGTCTCA tttatctgaCTGGTGGTGTTGTTGGAGTTGCCGGTCAGTTCAGAGGATGGCAGTATGCAGCGTTCGGCAT TGCTGcaggtgtgtttgtgtgtttgctggAATATCCCCGCAGTAAACGGAGTAAAGGCACGAGTGTTGAGAGGAC TGGTCAATACTGTTTCACTGTGTGTGTAAAGGCTTTTGGTCCTCTGACCAGTAACTATTACATCAGAGCATTACTGCACGCTGC GCTGTGTGTTCCCGGAGGTTTCATGTTAGCCACAGTACTGGGATGTGTTTGTCTGGGAATTGCTAGTTTAATTTACCTTTCG GCAGCTATCCATGGAGAGCATTGGGAGCCCATATTACACCAGAAAGAGCCACCAAAGCGCATTGGGGAAAGCATCAAAGAACCTCCACAGAACCCTCCACCCCGACCTCCTCCAGAACACCGCAGGAGAAAACCAGATCACCTAGAGGCCGCTGCATATGACAATCCTATGACTGTGAGTGTCACTGAATAA
- the mvda gene encoding diphosphomevalonate decarboxylase → MSMSDNGHQNVTMVTCTAPVNIAVIKYWGKRDEELILPINSSLSVTLHQDQLKTTTTIACSRSFQEDRIWLNGKEEDIQHPRLQSCLREIRRLARKRRNSGSPTSDVTSVSHKVHICSVNNFPTAAGLASSAAGYACLVYTLSQLFGVDGELSVVARQGSGSACRSLYGGFVQWKMGERSNGTDSVAEQVESESHWPELRVLILVVSAEQKSVGSTSGMHTSVKTSDLLKYRADAVVPSRMEEMIGAIRQRNFAAFGELTMKDSNQFHATCLDTYPPIFYLNNISHKIISLVHRYNQHYGEIRVAYTFDAGPNAVIYTLQEHLPDFVQVVRHFFPPEVNGGEFLKGHPVNSSPLSEELKRAINLEPTPKGIRYIISTKGGPGPCVVEDPDLHLLGADGLPKKNA, encoded by the exons ATGAGTATGTCTGATAACGGTCACCAAAATGTCACCATGGTCACCTGCACGGCACCTGTAAACATCGCGGTCATTAAATATT GGGGGAAACGTGATGAAGAGCTCATTCTGCCAATTAATTCATCATTGAGTGTCACTCTGCATCAGGACCAG CTGAAAACAACCACAACAATTGCATGCAGCAGAAGTTTCCAGGAAGACCGTATCTGGCTTAATGGAAAAGAAGAGGATATTCAACACCCCAGACTGCAGTCATGTCTGCGAGAGA ttCGAAGGTTAGCTCGAAAGAGACGAAATAGTGGCAGTCCCACTTCTGATGTCACCAGCGTGTCTCATAAGGTCCATATCTGCTCTGTTAATAACTTTCCCACCGCCGCTGGCCTGGCCTCCTCTGCAGCGGGCTATGCCTGTCTGG TATACACTCTGTCACAGTTGTTTGGGGTTGATGGCGAGCTGTCTGTTGTGGCGCGGCAGGGCTCTGGCAGTGCCTGCAGAAGTCTGTATGGTGGGTTTGTTCAATGGAAAATGGGTGAGCGTTCTAATGGGACGGACAGTGTCGCTGAACAAGTAGAATCTGAGTCGCATTGGCCAGAGCTCAGAGTATTAATTCTAGTG GTGAGTGCTGAGCAGAAGTCTGTTGGGAGCACTTCTGGAATGCACACTAGTGTGAAGACAAGTGACCTTCTTAAG TACCGGGCAGACGCTGTGGTGCCTAGTCGAATGGAGGAGATGATCGGGGCAATTCGTCAACGAAACTTTGCAGCATTTGGTGAGCTGACCATGAAGGACAGTAACCAGTTTCATGCCACCTGTCTAGACACATACCCACCTATATTCTACCTGAACAACATCTCACACAAGATCATCAGCCTTGTGCACCGTTATAACCAACACTACGGAGAGATCAGA GTGGCTTATACCTTTGATGCAGGTCCTAATGCTGTTATATATACACTGCAAGAGCACTTGCCCGATTTTGTACAGGTGGTCCGCCATTTCTTTCCCCCAGAAGTCAATGGAGGAGA GTTTCTGAAGGGTCACCCTGTGAATTCATCTCCCCTCTCTGAGGAGCTGAAGAGAGCCATTAACCTGGAGCCCACACCCAAGGGCATTCGTTATATAATCAGCACTAAG GGTGGTCCTGGACCTTGTGTGGTGGAGGATCCAGATCTTCATTTGTTAGGTGCCGATGGGCTGCCCAAGAAGAATGCCTAA